A DNA window from Niabella yanshanensis contains the following coding sequences:
- a CDS encoding phytoene/squalene synthase family protein: protein MKKIFDDLSYHVSKHTTHRYSTSFSMGIFALQPAIRPAIYAIYGFVRLADEIVDSFHDYNKSLLLGRFKEQATQAINEGISINPIINAFQQTVKRYNIDIALIDQFLLSMEMDLEQVSYNSELYKQYILGSAEVVGLMCLQVFVNGDARQYEQLKPQAMKLGSVFQKVNFLRDLKDDYHNLGRTYFPDIEMQVFNNTIKNQIEEEIAAEFKEALAGILKLPRSSRFGVYLAYKYYWSLFEKIRKTPAERILKERIRIPNGRKLSLAMSSYFQYKLAWL from the coding sequence ATGAAAAAGATATTTGATGACCTTTCTTACCACGTAAGTAAGCATACCACTCACCGGTATAGCACCAGCTTTTCGATGGGCATTTTTGCGCTGCAACCCGCTATCAGGCCCGCTATTTATGCGATCTACGGTTTTGTAAGGCTGGCTGACGAAATTGTTGACAGCTTTCACGATTACAATAAGTCTTTATTGCTGGGGCGTTTTAAAGAGCAGGCCACACAAGCTATTAATGAGGGGATATCGATTAATCCCATTATCAATGCTTTTCAGCAAACTGTTAAGCGCTATAATATTGATATCGCGCTTATCGATCAGTTTCTACTTAGCATGGAAATGGACCTGGAACAGGTATCTTACAATTCGGAGCTGTATAAACAATATATACTGGGCTCAGCAGAAGTAGTGGGACTGATGTGCTTGCAGGTTTTTGTAAATGGTGATGCCAGGCAATATGAGCAACTGAAGCCGCAGGCCATGAAGTTGGGCTCGGTATTTCAAAAGGTTAATTTTTTGAGGGATCTGAAGGATGATTACCACAACCTGGGCAGAACTTATTTTCCTGATATAGAAATGCAGGTGTTTAATAATACTATTAAAAATCAGATTGAGGAGGAAATAGCCGCAGAGTTTAAGGAAGCGCTTGCAGGCATTTTGAAATTACCCCGTTCATCGAGATTTGGTGTCTACCTGGCTTATAAATACTATTGGTCATTATTCGAGAAAATAAGAAAAACACCAGCCGAGCGCATTTTAAAAGAAAGGATACGGATTCCTAATGGAAGAAAGTTGTCTTTAGCAATGAGTAGCTATTTTCAATATAAATTAGCCTGGCTCTAA